The Methanobacterium formicicum genome segment CCCTGACTTTCCCTTCAAAAAAATAATCTCATGTGGTTGAAGGGGGATTTCCTGGTCCATGTATAATACTCTGCTTGACTTTATTCCAGTTCTTCCACATTGTCTGACTGGCAGGAGGGACATACTACTCTTCGTCCAATCCCATTAAATTCATTATCACAGTCCAGGCAACGATATCTTTTGGTTTTAAGCTTTTTCATTTTAATGTCAGCCATGGGGCCGCCTACAGTGCACATTGCATATCACCACCCATGTTTATATGATTCCCTGATATTAGTTTTTTTGGGTGGTAAATCACTCCTAAATCAGTTCAGGGGCATATTTTTATTCTATAAATCATATAGTAATAACACTTAAAACACTTCAAATAACTCATAAAACTTAATTAGCAGAATTTATATTTCTAGCGTGACGGTGAGACTATTGAAAAACCTGATTTTTCCATTTTCGGCTATTGTAGGTCAAGAAAAAGTTAAAAAAGCCCTGGTATTGAATGCGATCAATCCATCCATTGGGGGGGTTCTGATCAAAGGGGATAAGGGAACCGGGAAGACCACGGCAGTGCGAGCCCTGGCTGATCTTTTACCTCCACTGCAGGTTATTAAGGGATGTCCCTTTAACTGTGATCCGGATGATCCGGCTTCTTTCTGTGATTCCTGCCGAGAGGAATCAGAAATACAGGTGGAAGAAAAGAAAATGCGGGTGGTTGAACTGCCACTGGGAGCCACAGAAGACCGGGTGGTTGGATCCATTAACATTGAAAAAGCACTTAAAGAAGGTATGAAAGCACTGGAACCTGGTATATTGGCCGATGCTAATCGCAACATCTTATATGTTGATGAAATAAACCTTTTGGATGATAATCTTGTTGATGTTCTCCTGGATGCTGCGGCTTATGGAATAAACACTGTAGAACGTGAAGGAATTTCACTGGTACATCCTTCTAACTTCATACTGGTGGGAACCATGAACCCGGCTGAAGGGGAGCTCCGGCCACAGTTATCAGACCGGATAGGCCTGCAGATCTCAGTGCAGAGCATAATGGATATTGAAGACCGGGTGAAGATCATGGAAAGAAGGGAGGCCTTTGAAAGGGATCCTCATGCCTTCCGGGAAGAATTTAAGGAATACCAGGACCAGATACTGGAAAACATTATTGAAGCCCGCACACTCCTCCCCCAAGTCCAGGTTTCACCAGAGATGATGAAGGTAATAGCCCAGCTATGCGTAGATATGGGTGTGGATGGTCACCGAGCAGACATCGCCATTTTAAAGACTTCAAAAACCTTAGCTGCCTACTACAAACACCAGGAAGTTGAAGCAATAGATGTGGAAGAGGCGGCTGCCCTGGTTTTAGGTGAAAGATTCCATAAAAAGTCACTGGATGAAGAGAAAATCAAAAAACAAATAAAAAACGCGGTGAATGAAGTTTCACGTGATGAAACTGGGGATGATAAAAAAAAGTCCCAGACCAGGTAGAAACTGAACAGAAAAAGAGGGGTATGAAACTTAAAACCCTTAA includes the following:
- a CDS encoding hydrogenase maturation nickel metallochaperone HypA translates to MCTVGGPMADIKMKKLKTKRYRCLDCDNEFNGIGRRVVCPSCQSDNVEELE
- a CDS encoding ATP-binding protein → MRLLKNLIFPFSAIVGQEKVKKALVLNAINPSIGGVLIKGDKGTGKTTAVRALADLLPPLQVIKGCPFNCDPDDPASFCDSCREESEIQVEEKKMRVVELPLGATEDRVVGSINIEKALKEGMKALEPGILADANRNILYVDEINLLDDNLVDVLLDAAAYGINTVEREGISLVHPSNFILVGTMNPAEGELRPQLSDRIGLQISVQSIMDIEDRVKIMERREAFERDPHAFREEFKEYQDQILENIIEARTLLPQVQVSPEMMKVIAQLCVDMGVDGHRADIAILKTSKTLAAYYKHQEVEAIDVEEAAALVLGERFHKKSLDEEKIKKQIKNAVNEVSRDETGDDKKKSQTR